The Vicia villosa cultivar HV-30 ecotype Madison, WI linkage group LG1, Vvil1.0, whole genome shotgun sequence genome includes a region encoding these proteins:
- the LOC131629818 gene encoding serine/threonine-protein kinase RIPK-like, producing MTVMKIMWKSIFPSCYKAEDTEYSSAKAKETTKVVATKTNSFNRISLTDLSFPSATTLSEDLSISLAGSNLYVFTLAELKLITQTFSSTNFLGEGGFGPVHKGFIDDKVRHGLEPQPVAVKLLDLDGSQGHKEWLTEVVFLGQLRHEHLVKLIGYCCEEEHRLLVYEYLPRGSLENQLFRRYSASLPWSTRMKIAVGAAKGLAFLHDAKKPVIYRDFKASNILLDSDYNAKLSDFGLAKDGPEGDDTHVSTRVMGTQGYAAPEYIMTGHLTAMSDVYSFGVVLLELLTGRRSVDKARPPREHNLVEWARPVLNDARKLTRIMDPRLEGQYSEMGARKAAALAYQCLSHRPRNRPTMSTVVNTLEPLQDFDDIPIGPFVYTAPSDVSNNEVKNENNSIDTPKERKRESTHGNQHGHKKDGEEYYDNPKEKRRESSENNRRHHHRRQNIGHRHPLKSPKEQRHNVHQSGSHSHSHSPDTSITSESQGN from the exons ATGACAGTGATGAAAATCATGTGGAAATCAATATTTCCAAGCTGTTACAAGGCTGAAGATACTGAATATTCTTCAGCCAAAGCCAAAGAAACAACAAAAGTGGTTGCTACAAAGACAAATTCTTTCAACAGAATCTCTCTCACGGATCTGAGTTTTCCAAGTGCTACAACACTTTCAGAAGATCTTTCAATCTCTTTAGCTGGTTCTAATCTCTATGTTTTCACTCTAGCTGAGCTGAAGCTTATTACTCAGACTTTCTCTTCAACGAATTTTCTTGGTGAAGGAGGGTTTGGTCCTGTTCATAAAGGTTTCATTGATGATAAGGTTAGGCATGGACTTGAGCCTCAACCTGTGGCTGTTAAGCTCTTGGATTTGGATGGTTCTCAGGGTCATAAAGAATGGCTG ACTGAGGTTGTGTTTCTTGGTCAACTAAGACATGAACACCTTGTGAAGCTGATTGGATATTGCTGTGAAGAAGAACATAGGCTTTTGGTTTATGAGTATTTACCAAGAGGGAGCTTGGAAAATCAACTATTTAGAA GATATTCAGCATCATTACCATGGTCAACAAGAATGAAAATTGCGGTCGGAGCTGCAAAAGGTCTAGCCTTTTTACATGATGCAAAGAAACCAGTCATCTATAGAGATTTCAAAGCTTCAAACATCTTATTAGACTCG GATTATAATGCAAAACTCTCTGATTTTGGCTTGGCAAAAGATGGCCCTGAAGGTGATGACACACATGTTTCAACTAGAGTCATGGGCACTCAGGGTTACGCCGCACCCGAATATATCATGACAG GACATTTGACAGCAATGAGTGATGTGTACAGTTTTGGAGTAGTCCTATTGGAGCTACTAACCGGAAGAAGATCAGTGGACAAGGCACGTCCACCAAGAGAACACAATCTAGTGGAATGGGCCAGACCAGTTCTAAACGACGCCCGAAAACTCACCCGAATAATGGATCCAAGGCTCGAAGGCCAGTACTCCGAAATGGGAGCAAGAAAAGCAGCTGCATTAGCTTACCAATGCTTAAGCCACAGACCACGAAACCGTCCTACAATGTCAACCGTAGTTAACACTCTCGAACCTCTTCAAGACTTTGACGATATACCAATAGGCCCATTCGTTTACACAGCTCCGAGCGATGTTAGTAACAACGAAGTCAAGAACGAGAATAATAGCATCGATACaccaaaagagagaaaaagagaaagcacTCATGGAAATCAACATGGCCATAAGAAAGATGGTGAAGAATATTATGATAATCCTAAAGAGAAGAGAAGGGAAAGTAGTGAGAATAATAGAAGACATCATCATCGTCGTCAGAATATTGGACATAGGCATCCATTGAAGTCACCAAAAGAACAAAGACATAATGTACACCAAAGTGGGTCACATTCGCATTCACACTCACCTGATACATCCATTACATCAGAAAGCCAAGGAAATTAA